One Thiocapsa bogorovii DNA segment encodes these proteins:
- a CDS encoding paraquat-inducible protein A: protein MSTTSLTAARLGLVACDTCGLLSRPAGPGAAGFCRRCGSKLHGRHPNSLQNTWALAVAAAVCFLPANALPVMVTNAFGSSTPDTILGGVVFLYTSGSWPLALIVLVASFMIPLGKLIALAWLLISIHRRTHGGERQRMRLHRAVRAVGPWSMLDVFVATFTVALVQLDPLMSVEPGLGVLFFASVVVLTMLAAESLDPRLLWDLDPADIKRA, encoded by the coding sequence GTGAGCACGACATCCCTAACCGCGGCCCGGCTAGGTCTAGTTGCCTGCGACACCTGCGGGCTGCTCTCGCGCCCGGCCGGTCCCGGCGCGGCGGGTTTCTGCCGACGCTGCGGTTCCAAGCTCCATGGGCGGCACCCCAACTCACTTCAGAACACCTGGGCTTTGGCGGTGGCCGCGGCGGTCTGTTTCCTGCCCGCCAACGCCCTGCCGGTAATGGTGACCAACGCGTTCGGGTCCTCCACGCCCGATACGATTCTCGGCGGCGTCGTGTTTCTGTACACCTCGGGCTCTTGGCCGTTGGCCCTCATCGTGCTGGTTGCAAGCTTCATGATCCCGCTGGGAAAACTGATCGCCCTCGCCTGGCTTCTCATCTCGATCCACCGCCGCACGCACGGCGGTGAACGCCAGCGCATGCGGCTCCATCGTGCCGTCAGGGCCGTTGGACCCTGGTCCATGCTGGACGTCTTCGTCGCCACCTTTACCGTTGCCCTGGTGCAACTCGACCCGCTCATGTCGGTCGAGCCCGGGCTCGGCGTCTTGTTTTTCGCCTCGGTCGTGGTGCTGACCATGCTGGCGGCCGAATCTTTGGATCCCAGACTGCTCTGGGATCTTGATCCAGCGGATATCAAACGTGCCTGA
- a CDS encoding PqiC family protein has protein sequence MTLEKAVRCSKTFILVLCALATGCASAPTRFYTLSSTLTPTGGSDALSVSVGPVSIPAQVDRPQIVVSEGPNRVVVDETSRWASPLSDAIAGVVAANLIALLGTQKVTLFPQVTSANADYRVAIEVQTFESAPGSTATLSAVWSVRRKQDGRTQSGRTSVREPVSDTGYEALAAAHSRALTTLSRDIADALRTLSRSPATPPPT, from the coding sequence ATGACCCTCGAAAAGGCAGTCCGGTGTTCCAAGACCTTCATCCTCGTGCTGTGCGCCCTGGCGACCGGCTGTGCATCGGCGCCGACACGCTTCTACACTCTGAGCAGCACGCTGACGCCCACCGGCGGATCCGACGCGCTCTCGGTATCGGTGGGACCCGTCTCGATCCCCGCGCAGGTCGACCGGCCCCAGATCGTGGTGAGCGAAGGCCCGAATCGAGTCGTCGTCGACGAGACGAGCCGTTGGGCCTCGCCGCTGAGCGACGCAATCGCCGGCGTGGTGGCCGCGAACCTGATCGCCCTGCTCGGAACGCAGAAGGTGACGCTGTTTCCGCAGGTCACGTCTGCGAACGCGGACTATCGCGTCGCGATCGAGGTACAGACGTTCGAATCAGCACCCGGCTCGACGGCTACCCTCTCCGCCGTTTGGAGTGTCCGCCGCAAACAGGACGGCAGGACGCAGTCGGGCCGAACCAGTGTTCGCGAGCCGGTCTCCGACACCGGCTACGAGGCCCTCGCAGCCGCGCACAGCCGAGCCCTAACGACCTTGAGCCGAGACATCGCCGACGCCCTCCGAACCCTCAGCCGCAGCCCGGCTACGCCTCCGCCGACGTGA
- a CDS encoding PqiB family protein, whose protein sequence is MPDPIAIDALPQASLDPPRRRGPSFIWFIPILAAAVAIGIAVQRVMTEGPTVTILFKQASGVQAGKTFVKYKDVDIGQVTAVELADGFSKVKVTAKMDRSAAGLFVEDTRFWIVEPRITLSGVTGLGTLISGNFIGLQPGKSTKDERAFVGLDTPPPITDQPGKRFVLQAADLGSLGTGAPLYFRRLKAGEVLSYALAAGGSGIDVTVFVNAPYDQYVTSETRFWDASGIDVSLNAEGLAVRTQSLVSVLAGGVAFDLPSFASTESPADEGATFTLYKDQTSAMKQPDPVARRFILYTDSMQGLSVGSPVKLLGVTAGEIAGVDLTLDPETRAFRPRVLISFFPERLIARFIPEQTALAEAIAQGDEAERLALIRHQFDDLGLRAQVRTGNLLTGERYIAFDYDPKAPKVTIDWNQDPLVLPVTQTGLDDLESKVTGILEQVRAILATVEKMPLEGIAVDLDGAIKKIDRLLAGIDTKTLPELDQALGAMRRAMTTADRVLEGTNQTLLGTDAPGQQEFRDAMQEIVRAARSVRVLADYLERNPSALIRGKGKE, encoded by the coding sequence GTGCCTGACCCGATTGCCATCGATGCGCTCCCGCAAGCCAGCCTCGACCCTCCGCGGCGTCGGGGCCCGTCGTTCATTTGGTTTATCCCGATCCTCGCCGCCGCGGTAGCCATCGGGATCGCCGTGCAGCGTGTGATGACCGAGGGGCCCACCGTCACGATCCTTTTCAAGCAGGCCAGCGGGGTTCAGGCCGGCAAAACCTTCGTTAAGTACAAGGACGTGGATATCGGCCAGGTCACGGCCGTCGAGCTTGCGGACGGCTTCTCGAAGGTGAAGGTCACCGCCAAGATGGACCGCAGCGCCGCGGGACTCTTCGTGGAAGACACGCGGTTCTGGATCGTCGAGCCGCGGATCACCTTAAGCGGCGTGACCGGCCTCGGCACGCTGATCTCGGGAAATTTCATCGGCCTGCAACCGGGCAAATCGACGAAGGACGAGCGCGCCTTTGTCGGACTCGACACACCGCCGCCGATCACGGACCAGCCAGGCAAGCGCTTCGTCCTGCAGGCGGCCGATCTCGGCTCGCTGGGGACGGGCGCGCCGCTTTACTTCCGTCGGCTCAAGGCCGGCGAGGTCCTGAGTTACGCGCTCGCGGCCGGCGGAAGCGGCATCGACGTCACCGTCTTCGTCAATGCCCCCTACGATCAATACGTGACGTCCGAGACCCGATTCTGGGATGCGAGCGGCATCGACGTTTCACTCAATGCGGAGGGGCTCGCCGTCCGGACCCAGTCGCTGGTCTCCGTATTGGCCGGTGGCGTGGCCTTCGACCTCCCCTCCTTCGCATCGACGGAATCCCCGGCGGACGAAGGTGCGACCTTCACCCTCTATAAGGACCAAACCAGCGCGATGAAGCAGCCCGACCCCGTCGCGCGGCGTTTCATCCTCTACACCGATTCGATGCAAGGGCTGAGCGTGGGCTCGCCCGTCAAGCTCTTGGGCGTGACCGCAGGGGAGATCGCCGGTGTCGATCTGACCCTGGATCCCGAGACCCGAGCGTTTCGCCCGCGCGTCCTCATCAGCTTCTTCCCGGAGCGCTTGATCGCCCGGTTCATCCCGGAGCAGACTGCCCTTGCCGAAGCCATCGCGCAAGGGGACGAGGCGGAGCGGCTCGCGCTGATCCGGCATCAATTCGACGACCTGGGTCTGCGTGCTCAGGTGCGCACGGGTAACCTTCTCACCGGCGAACGCTATATTGCGTTCGACTATGACCCCAAGGCACCCAAGGTCACGATCGATTGGAACCAAGATCCACTGGTGCTTCCCGTGACGCAGACTGGGCTGGATGACCTGGAGTCCAAGGTCACCGGCATCCTCGAGCAGGTCCGCGCGATCCTCGCCACGGTCGAGAAGATGCCGCTCGAAGGCATCGCGGTGGACCTCGACGGGGCAATCAAGAAAATCGACCGGCTGCTCGCCGGTATCGACACCAAGACGCTGCCCGAGCTCGATCAGGCACTCGGTGCCATGCGCCGCGCCATGACGACGGCCGATCGGGTGCTCGAGGGCACGAATCAAACACTATTGGGAACAGACGCCCCGGGCCAACAGGAATTTCGCGACGCGATGCAGGAGATCGTCCGAGCCGCGCGATCCGTTCGCGTGTTGGCCGACTACCTGGAACGTAACCCGTCGGCCCTGATCCGCGGCAAAGGCAAGGAGTAA
- a CDS encoding paraquat-inducible protein A, whose translation MATTPVDPIERPLALTLAAAITLIVANAMPLMTLSVVGRFAETTILGGAEVMWKQGQPITATLVAFCTAVAPTTYLALMCTLLVAARRAPAPAWVGPMLRLAEHAKAWSLPEVMLLGILVALVKIADLATVEPGIGLFATGALLVLLASLSVQFDPETIWHRIAWVDPVASHHRGQGIAALPDRDLNG comes from the coding sequence GTGGCAACGACGCCTGTCGACCCGATCGAGCGCCCCCTCGCCCTCACCCTGGCTGCCGCAATCACCTTGATCGTGGCGAACGCGATGCCGCTGATGACGCTCTCGGTGGTCGGGCGCTTCGCCGAAACGACCATCCTGGGCGGGGCCGAGGTGATGTGGAAACAGGGCCAACCCATCACGGCCACGCTCGTGGCGTTCTGCACCGCGGTGGCACCGACGACCTATCTCGCATTGATGTGCACGCTTCTGGTCGCGGCCCGCCGCGCGCCGGCCCCTGCCTGGGTCGGCCCGATGCTGCGGCTTGCGGAACATGCAAAAGCCTGGTCGCTGCCGGAGGTGATGTTGCTCGGCATCCTGGTCGCGCTGGTCAAGATTGCCGATCTGGCGACGGTCGAGCCCGGAATCGGGTTGTTCGCCACCGGAGCCCTCCTGGTGCTGCTGGCGTCCCTCTCGGTTCAATTCGATCCCGAAACCATCTGGCATCGAATTGCCTGGGTCGATCCGGTCGCCTCGCATCATCGGGGTCAGGGCATCGCGGCGCTACCGGACAGGGATCTGAACGGGTGA